Proteins from a genomic interval of Nocardia sp. BMG51109:
- a CDS encoding FadR/GntR family transcriptional regulator, with protein MPHVQRHPLAAQAAEVLLGRIRAGEWPLGHKLPGETTLATQLGVGRSTLREAVRELSGRGVLESRQGAGVFVTALEAAEDWDTVLRRAGIVTVVEARIAIEAESAALAAHRRTPADLRAMGRALAARAEAVGSVEDLVDADTAFHRTVVTAAHNDVLTGMFDAFVPRSRHAMIDMLRLRPLSDEAADHRAHEVLLNAVRARDAASAAAASRVHLTSLIAAFT; from the coding sequence TTGCCGCACGTACAGAGGCATCCGCTGGCCGCCCAGGCCGCAGAAGTACTCCTGGGGCGGATCCGCGCCGGCGAATGGCCGCTCGGCCACAAGCTGCCGGGGGAGACCACCCTGGCCACCCAGCTGGGGGTCGGCCGCTCGACCCTGCGGGAGGCCGTCCGCGAGCTGTCGGGCAGGGGCGTACTCGAAAGCCGCCAGGGCGCAGGCGTTTTCGTTACGGCGCTGGAGGCGGCCGAGGACTGGGACACGGTGCTGCGCCGGGCCGGCATCGTCACGGTCGTCGAGGCCCGCATCGCGATCGAGGCCGAGTCCGCGGCGCTGGCCGCGCACCGGCGCACCCCGGCCGATCTCCGGGCGATGGGGCGCGCCCTGGCGGCGCGCGCCGAGGCCGTCGGCTCGGTCGAGGACCTCGTCGACGCCGATACGGCATTCCATCGGACGGTCGTCACGGCCGCCCACAACGACGTGCTCACCGGCATGTTCGATGCCTTCGTCCCGCGCTCGCGGCACGCCATGATCGATATGCTCCGGCTGCGCCCGCTGAGCGACGAGGCGGCCGACCACCGGGCGCACGAGGTGCTGCTGAACGCCGTGCGGGCCCGCGACGCCGCGTCCGCGGCGGCCGCGAGCCGGGTGCACCTGACTTCCTTGATAGCCGCGTTCACCTGA
- the tyrS gene encoding tyrosine--tRNA ligase, translated as MSVDIIDELTWRGLIAQSTDPDALRAELAGRPLTLYAGFDPTAASLHAGHLIPLLTLQRFQRAGHRPIVLAGGATGLIGDPRDVGERVMNSTDTVAEWAGRIRGQLERFVALDDSPTGAIIVNNMDWTGPLTAVDFLRDVGKHFSVNVMLARDTVKRRLDGEGMSYTEFSYMLLQANDFVQLRRRHDCRLQVGGSDQWGNIIAGVELNRRLDGEHVHALTTPLVTNSDGQKFGKSTGGGSLWLDPEMTSPYAWYQYFVNTADADVVRYLRWFTFLDREELSELERATEERPHAREAQRRLAAEMTTLVHGEADTRAVQLASQALFGRGDLHELDESTLAAALSEAAGEAGPAEVPEGSTIVDLLVSSGLSDSRGAARRAVNEGGASVNNTRISDPDWTPADSDYLHGHWLVLRRGKKNFAGARRGGR; from the coding sequence GTGAGCGTCGACATCATCGATGAACTGACCTGGCGTGGACTGATCGCACAGTCCACCGATCCCGACGCGCTGCGCGCCGAGCTGGCAGGGAGGCCCCTCACCCTCTACGCCGGCTTCGACCCGACCGCGGCCAGCCTGCACGCCGGGCACCTGATCCCGTTGCTGACGCTGCAGCGTTTCCAGCGGGCCGGGCACCGGCCGATCGTCCTGGCCGGCGGCGCCACCGGTCTGATCGGAGATCCGCGGGACGTCGGCGAGCGGGTGATGAACTCGACCGACACCGTGGCCGAATGGGCGGGCCGGATCCGCGGCCAGCTCGAGCGGTTCGTGGCGCTCGACGACTCGCCCACCGGCGCGATCATCGTGAACAACATGGACTGGACCGGACCGCTGACGGCCGTCGACTTCCTGCGCGATGTCGGCAAGCACTTCTCGGTGAACGTCATGCTGGCCCGCGACACCGTGAAGCGCCGTCTGGACGGCGAGGGCATGTCCTACACCGAGTTCAGCTACATGCTGTTGCAGGCCAACGACTTCGTGCAGCTCCGCCGCCGGCACGACTGCCGGCTCCAGGTCGGCGGGTCCGATCAGTGGGGCAACATCATCGCCGGCGTCGAGCTGAACCGGCGGCTGGACGGCGAGCACGTGCACGCGCTCACCACACCGCTGGTGACCAACTCCGACGGCCAGAAGTTCGGCAAGTCCACCGGCGGCGGCAGCCTGTGGCTGGACCCGGAGATGACCAGCCCGTACGCCTGGTACCAGTACTTCGTCAACACCGCTGACGCGGATGTCGTCCGCTACCTGCGGTGGTTCACCTTCCTCGACCGCGAGGAGCTGAGCGAACTGGAGCGCGCGACCGAGGAGCGGCCGCACGCCCGGGAGGCGCAGCGCAGGCTGGCCGCCGAGATGACGACGCTGGTACACGGCGAGGCCGACACTCGCGCCGTGCAGCTGGCCAGCCAGGCCCTGTTCGGGCGCGGCGACCTGCACGAACTCGATGAGTCGACGCTCGCCGCAGCGCTGTCGGAGGCTGCGGGAGAGGCCGGACCGGCGGAGGTGCCCGAGGGGTCGACCATCGTCGATCTCCTGGTGTCCTCGGGCCTGTCGGACAGCCGGGGCGCGGCCCGCCGCGCGGTGAACGAGGGCGGCGCCTCGGTGAACAACACCCGCATCTCCGATCCGGACTGGACCCCCGCCGATTCCGACTACCTGCACGGACACTGGCTGGTGCTGCGGCGCGGGAAGAAGAACTTCGCCGGCGCGCGCCGGGGCGGGCGCTGA
- a CDS encoding HAD-IIA family hydrolase, whose protein sequence is MTRLRDGYGALLLDLDGTLYRGNDVIPGAPEVLSGAGSQALVYVTNNASRSAATVAGHLAELGFAATENDVVTSAQAAAHVLADRLRPEATVLVVGTDDLAAEIERVGLRAIRRFGEVSPDAVVQGHSPQTAWPDLAEAAYALRAGALWVAANTDATLPNERGFAPGNGSMVAALRAATDLEPIVAGKPYAPLLEDALDRAGTRGALVVGDRLDTDIDGAHCVGLPSLMVLTGVSTLADLRKQPPDRLPTYVSDSLDALNHPVLEADPISTDEGDFADRLTGLVRRHPGRAIPVAG, encoded by the coding sequence GTGACGCGGTTGAGAGATGGATACGGTGCGCTGCTGCTGGATCTGGACGGCACGCTGTACCGCGGGAACGATGTCATTCCCGGTGCGCCGGAGGTGCTTTCGGGTGCCGGTTCCCAGGCGCTGGTCTACGTCACCAACAACGCCAGCCGGTCGGCCGCGACGGTCGCGGGGCATCTGGCCGAATTGGGTTTCGCCGCAACCGAGAACGACGTCGTGACCAGCGCCCAGGCGGCGGCGCACGTGCTGGCCGACCGGCTGCGCCCGGAGGCGACGGTGCTGGTCGTCGGTACCGACGATCTGGCCGCCGAGATCGAACGGGTCGGTCTGCGCGCGATCCGCCGCTTCGGCGAGGTGTCGCCGGATGCCGTGGTACAGGGGCATTCGCCGCAGACCGCCTGGCCGGATCTTGCCGAGGCGGCCTACGCGCTGCGCGCCGGCGCGCTGTGGGTGGCCGCGAACACCGATGCCACCCTGCCGAACGAGCGCGGATTCGCGCCCGGAAACGGCTCGATGGTGGCTGCCCTGCGCGCGGCTACCGACCTCGAGCCGATCGTGGCCGGTAAGCCCTACGCCCCGCTGCTGGAGGATGCGCTGGACCGGGCCGGTACGCGCGGTGCGCTGGTCGTCGGCGATCGCCTCGACACCGATATCGACGGTGCGCACTGCGTCGGACTTCCGTCGCTGATGGTCCTCACCGGCGTCAGCACTCTGGCGGACCTCCGTAAGCAACCCCCGGACCGGTTGCCCACGTATGTGTCCGACTCGCTGGATGCGCTGAATCACCCTGTGCTGGAGGCTGATCCGATCAGTACCGACGAGGGAGATTTCGCCGACCGGCTGACCGGGCTGGTGCGGCGGCATCCCGGCCGCGCGATTCCGGTCGCGGGCTGA
- a CDS encoding NUDIX domain-containing protein, with protein sequence MSSDIGRPVVSKVLCYIVRDSRLLVFRHRDVPWEEVGVQVPAGSIRAGEAPEVAALREAREETGLTDFTVVRKLGDTHYDVSPYRFEIQHRRIFELALHEDTPERWFSREDHDGEGEPTRFECFWIPLANGHVLQSGQGALLGRLVE encoded by the coding sequence GTGAGCAGTGACATCGGTAGGCCGGTCGTCTCGAAGGTGTTGTGCTACATCGTGCGCGACAGCCGCCTCCTCGTCTTCCGGCACCGGGACGTCCCGTGGGAGGAGGTGGGCGTCCAGGTTCCGGCGGGCAGCATCCGCGCAGGCGAGGCACCGGAAGTCGCGGCGCTACGAGAGGCGCGGGAGGAAACGGGGCTGACCGATTTCACGGTCGTCCGCAAGCTCGGTGACACCCATTACGACGTCAGCCCGTACCGCTTCGAGATCCAGCATCGCCGGATATTCGAGCTCGCACTGCACGAGGACACCCCCGAGCGCTGGTTCAGCCGGGAAGACCACGACGGGGAGGGCGAGCCGACCCGGTTCGAATGTTTCTGGATCCCGCTGGCGAACGGCCATGTCCTGCAGTCCGGGCAGGGCGCACTGCTGGGCCGGTTGGTGGAGTAG
- a CDS encoding YdcF family protein, producing MRGDRLRTAGRWSATAVGTAFVTAVATAEWLSRRASRQYLDPGAPAASPGGSEAVVVLGFPARHDGTTHPLQRWRCRIAVRSLNPDRAGILVFTGGPVRRDRPEAEVMARYTSAVLGVPESRIVTETKAESTWQNIEYSAPLIEHADRIKIASDPMHAARARRYLLLQRPDLAARLAPAADYRFGERWWLKVPTAAHELAAIARRRAGAVAMGVLARRTSRQPPPVVRHSGFREQ from the coding sequence GTGCGAGGTGATCGATTACGAACGGCCGGGCGGTGGTCGGCGACCGCCGTGGGGACGGCGTTCGTCACCGCCGTCGCCACGGCCGAGTGGCTGAGCCGGCGGGCCTCCCGGCAGTACCTGGATCCCGGGGCGCCCGCCGCGTCTCCCGGCGGATCCGAAGCCGTCGTGGTGCTGGGTTTCCCGGCCCGGCACGACGGCACCACGCATCCGCTACAGCGCTGGCGCTGCCGGATCGCCGTCCGCTCCCTGAACCCCGACCGCGCCGGCATCCTGGTCTTCACCGGCGGGCCCGTCCGCCGCGACCGGCCCGAGGCCGAGGTGATGGCCCGCTACACGAGCGCCGTGCTCGGCGTTCCGGAGAGTCGCATCGTCACCGAGACCAAGGCCGAAAGCACTTGGCAGAACATCGAATACAGCGCGCCCCTGATCGAGCACGCCGACCGCATCAAGATCGCCTCCGACCCCATGCACGCCGCCCGCGCCCGCCGCTACCTGCTACTCCAGCGCCCCGACCTGGCCGCCCGCCTCGCTCCCGCGGCCGATTACCGCTTCGGCGAACGATGGTGGCTCAAGGTCCCCACCGCGGCCCACGAACTGGCCGCCATCGCCCGCCGCCGGGCGGGCGCGGTGGCCATGGGTGTGCTCGCCCGGCGCACATCGAGACAGCCGCCGCCGGTGGTCCGGCACAGTGGTTTCCGTGAGCAGTGA
- a CDS encoding SRPBCC domain-containing protein — translation MNPDLDLTLNRIIRAPRTRVWNAWTDAADLARWWIPAPIRCRVERLEVRPAGAFVTMMSEDGETFVPHLDACFLVVEEYERLVFTNALDSDWRPAAPVPVSMTAEITLRDHPDGTDYRVLVRHGDPTARARHEDLGFAQGWGTVADQLAEFAESTVRA, via the coding sequence ATGAACCCTGACCTCGACCTCACGCTGAACCGGATCATCCGCGCGCCCCGCACCCGCGTGTGGAACGCCTGGACCGACGCGGCCGACCTGGCCCGGTGGTGGATTCCCGCGCCGATCCGATGCCGCGTCGAACGGCTCGAGGTCCGCCCCGCGGGTGCGTTCGTGACCATGATGAGCGAGGACGGCGAAACGTTCGTCCCGCACCTGGACGCCTGCTTCCTGGTGGTCGAGGAGTACGAACGCCTGGTGTTCACCAACGCCCTGGACAGCGACTGGCGGCCGGCCGCACCCGTCCCGGTGTCGATGACCGCCGAGATCACCCTGCGAGACCATCCCGACGGCACCGACTACCGCGTCCTCGTCCGGCACGGCGACCCCACCGCGCGGGCCCGCCACGAGGACCTCGGATTCGCGCAGGGATGGGGAACGGTCGCCGACCAACTCGCGGAGTTCGCCGAGAGCACGGTCCGGGCATGA
- a CDS encoding helix-turn-helix transcriptional regulator yields MAKCSETLDSETLDGVFAALADPSRRAVIRRLGSGPASVGELAESAPITLPSFLKHIRALEASGLIRTSKSGRVRWCELDPERLGRVDDWLAEQRRIWEARTDRLEQFLTTTKETPDEP; encoded by the coding sequence ATGGCTAAGTGTTCGGAGACGTTGGACTCGGAGACGTTGGACGGAGTGTTCGCCGCCCTGGCGGACCCGTCTCGCCGCGCGGTGATCCGTCGGCTGGGCTCCGGCCCGGCCAGTGTCGGCGAGCTGGCCGAGTCGGCGCCGATCACGCTGCCCTCGTTCCTGAAGCACATTCGCGCCCTGGAGGCGAGTGGGCTGATCCGGACGTCCAAGAGCGGCCGGGTGCGCTGGTGCGAACTCGATCCCGAACGGCTCGGCCGGGTCGACGACTGGCTGGCCGAACAGCGACGGATCTGGGAAGCCCGCACCGACCGCCTCGAACAATTCCTCACCACGACCAAGGAGACCCCCGATGAACCCTGA
- a CDS encoding AIM24 family protein, which produces MPRQPTRAVGGVAGMHIEPRRHSFSTVVRCVLAGREAMRVDPEAVRACSAEVTVRPGDAPEPARRSFREVLRDGPPVPRARPLGMITEVSGQGGWLELAPPSPVTGSRSRSAGAVRMSSRSTAGSGTTAGWRHRPMPDTVRGRIFSGHGHVVIGASGGAEVVDLARGQSFTADVGYVVAYDSVTNYSMRTVSCGIRRPGGGCSLVPRDS; this is translated from the coding sequence ATGCCGCGACAACCGACGCGGGCGGTCGGTGGCGTCGCCGGCATGCACATCGAGCCGCGACGGCACTCCTTCTCCACCGTGGTGCGGTGTGTCCTGGCGGGTCGGGAAGCGATGCGGGTGGATCCGGAGGCGGTCCGTGCGTGTTCGGCGGAGGTCACGGTGCGCCCCGGCGACGCACCCGAACCGGCCCGGCGGTCGTTCCGGGAGGTCCTCCGCGACGGCCCGCCGGTTCCGCGTGCCCGGCCGCTCGGCATGATCACCGAGGTGTCCGGGCAGGGCGGCTGGCTCGAGCTGGCCCCGCCTTCCCCGGTGACGGGCAGCCGCTCGAGATCGGCAGGGGCCGTTCGTATGTCGTCGAGGAGCACTGCTGGCTCGGGCACGACCGCGGGGTGGAGACACCGGCCGATGCCGGACACCGTCCGGGGACGGATCTTCTCCGGGCACGGGCACGTCGTGATCGGCGCGTCCGGTGGTGCGGAGGTCGTCGATCTCGCACGGGGGCAATCGTTTACGGCCGACGTCGGCTACGTGGTCGCCTACGACTCGGTGACGAACTACAGCATGCGCACGGTGTCCTGCGGGATTCGCCGGCCTGGCGGCGGTTGCTCGCTGGTTCCGCGCGACTCCTGA
- a CDS encoding NAD kinase, whose translation MKREILLVAHPARPELTETAHRVAKIFADAGIGLRVLADEAYSTRLDRDDEGEPDGYPVQVSTHGPDAAVGCEMVLALGGDGTFLRAAEMAHPARVPVLGINLGRIGFLTEAEAEHLDEALAQVVRGDYRIEQRMTIDVSVRVDDVVVERGWALNEASIENAARMGVLEVVLEVDGRPVSQFGCDGVLIATPTGSTAYAFSAGGPVVWPELEALLVIPSNAHALFARPLVTSPDSRIAVETVATGHDAIVFLDGRRTLALPKGARFEAVRGAEPVRWVRLDSAPFADRMVRKFQLPVKGWRGRPPERPDASEGPRSGDSEHRRTESTSADRDQD comes from the coding sequence GTGAAACGGGAGATTCTGCTCGTCGCCCACCCCGCCCGCCCGGAGCTGACCGAGACCGCGCACCGGGTGGCGAAGATCTTCGCCGACGCCGGGATCGGCCTGCGCGTGCTGGCGGACGAGGCCTACAGCACCCGGCTGGACCGCGACGACGAGGGCGAGCCGGACGGCTACCCGGTGCAGGTCAGTACGCACGGCCCCGACGCCGCCGTGGGCTGCGAGATGGTGCTGGCGCTCGGTGGCGACGGCACCTTCCTGCGCGCCGCCGAGATGGCCCATCCGGCGCGGGTACCGGTGCTGGGAATCAATCTGGGCCGCATCGGATTCCTCACCGAGGCCGAGGCCGAGCACCTGGACGAGGCGCTGGCCCAGGTGGTGCGCGGCGACTACCGCATCGAGCAGCGGATGACGATAGATGTCAGTGTCCGCGTCGATGATGTGGTGGTGGAACGCGGATGGGCCCTGAACGAGGCCAGTATCGAGAATGCCGCCCGGATGGGCGTGCTGGAGGTGGTGCTGGAGGTCGACGGCCGCCCGGTCTCCCAGTTCGGCTGCGACGGAGTGCTGATCGCGACGCCGACCGGCTCCACCGCGTACGCGTTCTCGGCGGGCGGGCCGGTGGTGTGGCCCGAACTGGAGGCCCTGCTGGTGATACCGAGCAATGCCCACGCCCTGTTCGCGCGCCCGCTGGTGACCAGCCCGGATTCCCGCATCGCGGTGGAAACCGTTGCGACGGGCCATGATGCGATAGTTTTCCTGGACGGCCGCCGGACTCTGGCGCTGCCGAAGGGCGCCCGGTTCGAGGCGGTCCGCGGGGCCGAGCCGGTGCGCTGGGTGCGGCTGGATTCCGCACCGTTCGCCGATCGGATGGTGCGCAAGTTCCAGTTGCCCGTGAAAGGCTGGCGTGGCCGTCCGCCGGAGCGGCCCGACGCGAGCGAGGGGCCCCGCTCGGGCGACAGCGAACACCGCCGAACGGAGAGCACGAGTGCTGACAGAGATCAGGATTGA
- the recN gene encoding DNA repair protein RecN: protein MLTEIRIDGLGVISTATAQFHAGLTCLTGETGAGKTMVVTSLHLLGGARADAGRVRQGAARAVVEGRFTVDEVHDGARDEVEKVLESAGAQRDDDGSIIAVRTVGGDGRSRAHLGGRGVPAAVLGDFTAPLLTVHGQNDQLRLQRPEQQLRALDQFAGPVMDGLLRKYQLARRTWLQARDELLERTERSRELALEADRLKYSLDEIDAVAPEPGEDEHIVTEVRRLSDLDSLRESATAAHDALAGPADSPGEGAGALDLLGTARARLESSEDRGLSELAPRLGEAISVVVDVTTELSTYLSDLPSDPGALDSLLTRQAELKALTRKYAPDIDGVRAWADDARGRLDSLDVSDEALAALAKEVESAAEQVRETAKKLTAARGKAAKKLAAAVSAELSGLAMGRAKLEVAVRPVPAAAQDSAPITVGGKDLHAGSTGVDEVEFRLSAHSGAQSLPLSKSASGGELSRVMLALEVVLASSEHGSTMVFDEVDAGVGGRAAVEIGRRLARLARTHQVIVVTHLPQVAAFADTHLVVDKVDDGKGVNSGVHALTTEERVKELARMLAGLDDTETGRAHAEELLETARTEKDSPATATT, encoded by the coding sequence GTGCTGACAGAGATCAGGATTGACGGCCTGGGCGTCATCTCCACCGCCACAGCGCAATTCCATGCGGGGCTGACGTGCCTGACCGGCGAGACGGGCGCCGGCAAGACGATGGTGGTGACGAGCCTGCATCTGCTCGGCGGCGCCCGGGCCGACGCCGGGCGAGTCCGCCAGGGTGCCGCCCGCGCGGTGGTGGAGGGGCGTTTCACCGTCGACGAGGTGCACGACGGCGCCCGCGACGAGGTCGAGAAGGTCCTGGAATCGGCTGGGGCGCAACGCGACGACGACGGCAGCATCATCGCGGTGCGCACGGTCGGCGGCGACGGGCGCTCGCGCGCGCACCTGGGCGGGCGCGGCGTGCCGGCGGCGGTGCTGGGCGATTTCACCGCGCCGCTGCTGACCGTGCACGGCCAGAACGATCAGCTGCGGTTGCAGCGCCCCGAACAGCAACTGCGCGCGCTCGACCAGTTCGCCGGGCCGGTGATGGACGGGCTGCTGCGCAAGTATCAACTGGCGCGCCGCACCTGGTTGCAGGCGCGCGACGAACTGCTGGAGCGGACCGAGCGCAGCCGCGAGCTGGCGCTGGAGGCCGACCGGCTGAAGTACTCGCTGGACGAGATCGACGCCGTCGCACCGGAACCGGGCGAGGACGAGCACATCGTCACGGAGGTGCGCCGGCTGTCGGATCTGGATTCGCTGCGGGAATCGGCGACGGCGGCACACGACGCGCTGGCCGGTCCGGCCGATTCGCCCGGGGAGGGCGCGGGCGCGCTGGACCTGCTCGGCACGGCGCGGGCCCGGCTGGAGTCCTCCGAGGATCGCGGGCTGTCCGAGCTGGCGCCGCGGCTGGGCGAGGCGATCTCGGTGGTGGTCGACGTGACCACCGAACTGAGCACCTACCTGTCGGATCTGCCCTCGGATCCGGGCGCGCTGGATTCGCTGCTCACCCGGCAGGCCGAGCTGAAGGCGCTGACCAGGAAGTACGCGCCCGATATCGACGGCGTGCGCGCGTGGGCCGACGATGCGCGCGGCCGCCTCGATTCGCTCGACGTGTCCGACGAGGCACTGGCCGCCCTGGCGAAGGAGGTCGAGTCCGCCGCGGAGCAGGTGCGCGAGACGGCCAAGAAGCTGACCGCGGCGCGCGGCAAGGCCGCCAAGAAGCTGGCCGCCGCGGTGAGTGCGGAACTGTCCGGCCTGGCGATGGGCCGGGCGAAGCTCGAGGTGGCGGTCCGGCCGGTGCCCGCCGCGGCCCAGGATTCGGCCCCGATCACGGTGGGCGGCAAGGACTTACACGCCGGCTCTACCGGCGTGGACGAGGTGGAGTTCCGGTTGTCGGCGCATTCGGGGGCGCAGTCGCTGCCGTTGAGCAAGAGCGCCTCCGGCGGCGAACTGTCGCGCGTGATGCTGGCGCTGGAGGTGGTGCTGGCCAGCTCCGAACACGGCAGCACCATGGTCTTCGACGAGGTCGACGCCGGGGTGGGCGGCCGTGCCGCCGTCGAGATCGGCCGCCGCCTGGCCCGGCTGGCGCGCACCCACCAGGTGATAGTGGTGACCCACCTTCCCCAGGTGGCGGCCTTCGCCGATACCCACCTGGTGGTCGACAAGGTGGACGACGGCAAGGGCGTCAACAGCGGCGTCCACGCCCTCACCACCGAGGAGCGGGTCAAGGAACTGGCCCGCATGCTGGCCGGCCTCGACGACACCGAAACCGGCCGCGCCCACGCCGAGGAACTCCTGGAAACCGCGCGCACCGAAAAAGACAGCCCGGCAACCGCAACCACCTGA
- a CDS encoding SRPBCC family protein → MASTTVDTVIPAPRDVVYKMFSERDSLNTHLLLSLTLKQPGSPEPAGVGARYVVGVGGIGVTEETTALVPGERVEYKIVAGAPVRSHTGTITFADAPGGTLVTYTMNSDPKVPVPERLTELVLKGLINPFLSAARKATSK, encoded by the coding sequence ATGGCAAGCACCACCGTCGACACCGTCATCCCGGCACCGCGCGATGTCGTGTACAAGATGTTCAGCGAGCGCGACAGCCTGAACACCCACCTGCTGCTCAGCCTGACCCTCAAGCAGCCCGGCTCCCCCGAACCGGCCGGTGTCGGCGCCCGCTACGTGGTGGGCGTCGGCGGCATCGGCGTCACCGAGGAGACCACCGCTCTCGTCCCCGGGGAGCGCGTGGAGTACAAGATCGTCGCCGGCGCCCCGGTGCGCAGCCACACCGGCACCATCACCTTCGCCGACGCCCCCGGCGGCACACTGGTGACCTACACCATGAACTCCGACCCGAAGGTGCCCGTCCCCGAGCGCCTGACCGAACTCGTCCTCAAGGGCCTGATCAACCCGTTCCTCAGCGCCGCCCGCAAGGCCACCTCGAAGTAG